The Streptomyces sp. 11x1 genomic sequence CTCCGGGTAGTCGTCGCCCAGCACACTGGGGAAGTTCGCGGGCGTGAGCAGTACCGCCGTCAGCACATACAGTGCGTCGTCGTCCCCGGCGGTGACGGCGTCCTCGTCCGTCCCGGCCATGCCGGCCTCCCATCGCTCTCGCTCGTCCGTCGGCGCACCCTAATGCGCCCGGCGGGCCCTTGTCACGAGCGGGAACCCCGTGCGGAGCTGCGGATATCCCGGGCGAGCTGCAGGTATCCGGGTGGACAGGGGCGAAACGACCGGACACCCTCACTCGTTCAGGTGGCGGGCAGCCCCAGAAGTGACCGCGCGACCGTCAGCGGCGACTCGTCGCGCTCCCGCGCGAGGGCGATCACCGCCCGGCACGCCAGCTCGCTGACTCCGAACGACAGGGCCTCGGGCGACACCCAGGTCGCGGCCTCGTCGATCTGGTCCTGATCGTCCTCGGCACACGCCGCGATGTAGACGGCGGCAGACTCGAACAGGTTGTGCGTGCGTTTCGTCTCCCGCGCGGTGGGCTCCGCGCGCAGCGAGTCGAGGAATCTGCTGAAGGACTTGCGAACGCTGCCGAACATATGGGCTACCTACCCCCCCGCGTCGGTATCACAGCTCGTCCTACTCAACGTAGAGACGGACTCGCGGCCACAGAAGGGGGACGGCGGGATGAAGAGCGGCGAACGGCGCGTTCCGGACCCTCCTCCGCGCGATTCACCGCGCGAGGGCAGGGGTCAGCCCGCACGCGTGGCGAGCGCCAGGAAACGGGCGTCCTCGTCGGCGTACGACGTCATGCGCCAGCCCGAACCGGCCAGCAGCGGCCTCAGGGTCGCCTCGGCACGCAGGTCCTCCGGGGTGATCTGCCGCCCCTGGCGCGCGGCGAGCGCCGCCCGGCCGATGGGGTGGAACAGGGCCAGCGTGCCGCCCGGCCTGACCACCCGGGCCAGTTCCCGCAGATTCTCCGCGGGGTTCGAAAGGTGTGCGACGAGCCCGGCGGCGAACACCGCGTCCAGCGACGCCGTACGCAGCGGCAGCCGGCCGACGTCGGCCAGCACCAACCGCCCGTCTCGGTCCCGCCCCGCCCGTACGGCGGCCTCCAGCATGGCGGGCGTCAGATCGGCCCCGAGGACCACTCCCGAGGCCCCCACGGCGGCACGCAACGGTGTCAGGGCCCGTCCCGTGCCGCACCCCGCGTCGAGCACCCGCTCACCCTCGCGCAGTCCGAGCTCGGCGACCGCGGCGGCGTAGGCGGGCCCGTCGTCGGGAAAGCGGGCGTCCCAGCGGGCCGCCCGTGCCGTGAAGAACTCCTGGACGTGTGTGTGGTCTTCGCTCATGCTCCGCATGATCCCTCACCAGGACGACGGAGGAGACGACGCGCACGTTCGAGCGAGAGGCGGTCGTTCCTGTGCATATATGCGGCACATTGCGGCAGCTTTCGGAATACGTCCCCTCAGTGCTCCCGTGCCCCCACTAGCGTCCCGGGGCCATGGGACACATGGACCACGCCACCTTCGGCTGGCTGACCCCCGCGCTGTCGTACGCCATGGCCTGCATCGGCGCCGCCCTCGGACTGCGCTGCACGGTCCGCGCCCTCGCCACCACCGGGAGGTCCCGTCGCAACTGGCTCGTCACCGCGGCTTCGGCGATCGGCACCGGCATCTGGACCATGCACTTCGTGGCGATGCTCGGCTTCGGTGTCAGCGGCACCGAGATCCGTTACGACGTGCCCCTGACCGTTCTGAGCCTCCTGGTCGCCATGCTCGTGGTCTGCGGCGGCGTCTTCGCCGTCGGCTACGGCCGCGACCGCGCCCGGGCGCTCCTGGTGGGCGGACTCACCACCGGCCTGGGTGTCGCGAGCATGCACTACCTGGGCATGGCGGCCGTACGGCTGCACGGCGACGTGACCTACGATCCCGCACTCGTCGCCCTCTCCGTCGTGATCGCCGTGGTCGCGGCCACCGCCGCCCTCTGGGCGGCCCTCAACATCGAGTCGCCCGTCGCGGTGACCGTCGCATCCCTCGTCATGGGCGGTGCGGTGAGCAGCATGCACTACACCGCGATGTGGGCGGTGCGCGTGGAGGTCACTCCGTCCGCGGCGGTCCTGCCCGGGGCCACGGCGATGCAGTTCATCTTCCCCCTCGCCGTCGGCCTCGGGTCCTACCTCTTCCTCACCTCGGCGTTCGTCGCACTGTCGCCGACGGCCGGGGAGCGCGAGGCATCCGCGTCGGCCCAGCGGCCGGTCGAGAACGCCACCGCCCACTAGCCGCGCTACGGCCTTCGAAGCCCGCCCCTGAACCCTGATCGAGGAGGCCATGCGTACACCCCGCAGGACCCCGACAGCCGACGCCGAGGCGCCGCCCCGCCCCGCGATACGCGGGCGCCGCGCCCACGCCGGACCACCGGCCGACGAGCACCTCGCGACCGACGGCACCGGCGCCCCGACGACCGACCCACCCCCGCGCGCGGGACGCCGCCGGCTGCGCCCCCGCACCGTCCGCGCCAAGATCGTCTGTCTGCTGATGGTGCCGGTCGTCTCCCTGCTCGCACTGTGGGCCTACGCCACCGTCACCACCGCCCAGGACGTCGCCCGCCACCGTCAGCTGCAACGCGTCGAGGCCTCCGTACGCGGCCCGGTCGCCGACGCC encodes the following:
- a CDS encoding MHYT domain-containing protein produces the protein MGHMDHATFGWLTPALSYAMACIGAALGLRCTVRALATTGRSRRNWLVTAASAIGTGIWTMHFVAMLGFGVSGTEIRYDVPLTVLSLLVAMLVVCGGVFAVGYGRDRARALLVGGLTTGLGVASMHYLGMAAVRLHGDVTYDPALVALSVVIAVVAATAALWAALNIESPVAVTVASLVMGGAVSSMHYTAMWAVRVEVTPSAAVLPGATAMQFIFPLAVGLGSYLFLTSAFVALSPTAGEREASASAQRPVENATAH
- a CDS encoding class I SAM-dependent methyltransferase, whose translation is MSEDHTHVQEFFTARAARWDARFPDDGPAYAAAVAELGLREGERVLDAGCGTGRALTPLRAAVGASGVVLGADLTPAMLEAAVRAGRDRDGRLVLADVGRLPLRTASLDAVFAAGLVAHLSNPAENLRELARVVRPGGTLALFHPIGRAALAARQGRQITPEDLRAEATLRPLLAGSGWRMTSYADEDARFLALATRAG